CTTGATTTGACTGGGATTAGGAGTTTTTTTtgacgcttttttttttttaatttggctATCTCTCCTCAAGGTTGTCGTTTGGAGAGCTTGCGTTGTTGAACTTCTCTTTTTGGACGTGCTTCAAATCCATCCAGATTTGATATAGGCACCAAATGCCCTGCACCTTTGGTTAGAATGATGGGTAATTTAGCTCTTGAAGCCATTTAAACTATTGACTGTTAACTCTGATCTATATAGACATGTGAACTTTTTGTTAGTTGGTTAATCTCCTAACAAAAGCATCCATCATTTGAGTGCTTTGCAATTACTTGTTTATCTTTCTTGTAGGTACTGTCTTAGAGGCACATTGTCTGCGGCTTTTATGTCAGTCATGTATGCGAGGTAAGAACTTGGCACCAGTAATGATGACAATAAGGAATAACATCATATTTCATGACGCTTAGTCTCTGGCTACTTGGTGAACATACTCCATATCTCTAATCATCCAATTTCCAAGATAGATAATGATAGTGACAAGCAGCACAAACTTACTAAGCAAGACACAAAACATGATTTAAAAAACAAGCTTATTTTAACAGCTGGCAGTTGATGTGGATTATCGCTGTTGTGGAGGAAACCTAGTCCTTCATGCAGAATGTGGTGGAGGAAATGCATATGTGGGAGGAGGGCTTGCTGGAGGCAATGGAGGCTGTTGGGCTGGAACAGCAGTTGGTGGACTTGGAGGTTTTGAGAATATAGGATGTTGGTGCAGTGGTGGAAATGGTAGTTGGTGAGCAAgaggtgatggtggtggagacACACTAGGGGGTTTCTCTGCTGGAGGCTTGCCTTGGTAAGGCGATGGTAGTGGTGTAACTGGCTTAGTTGGACTAGGCGGAGGTATTGAGAATATAGGATGTTTGTGCAGTGGTGGAAATGGTAGTTGGTGAGCAAGAGGTGACGGTGGTGGAGACACACTAGGGGGTTTCTCTGCTGGAGGCTTGCCTTGGTAAGGCGATGGTAGCGGTGTAACTGGCTTAGTTGGACTAGGTGGAGGTATTGAGAATATAGGATGTTTGTGCAGTGGTGGAAATGGTAGTTGGTGAGGAAgaggtgatggtggtggagacATACTAGGGGGTTTCTCTGCTGGAGGCTTGCCTTGGTAAGGGGATGGTAGTGGTGTAACTGGCTTACTTGGACTAGGCGGAGGTAACTGAGGTGGAGCTGACGGCGGGGAGAATGGAGGAGGACTTGGTGGTGGCAAATATACCGGAGGTGCTTGAGTCACAGGGATGGGCGATGGTTGAGCCACAGGTACTGGCGGCGCTTGAGCCATAGGGACTGGTGGTGGTAGACCAATGGGGACATACGGTGGCAGCAAAGGAATATGGCCGTAACCCATCCAAGGGTGGTGGAACCAAAACCAGTTGGTGTCATGGCCCTTGTTGTCATCTGCCTTGGCGATGCAGTTGATGTTAATAGttaaaatgttgcacaaaacaAGTATGAGCAACTTTGAGCATGCCTTGGATGTTGAAGTAAACACTGCCATGGTTTTCTTCAGAAGAGGTAACAGTTGAGCTAGTTTGGAGTGAAATTTGAGTTCAAGATGGGGGCCTAATTTATGGTCGAGTCGCGGGGTTGATTTAGGCACGACAGTTACAATACTTGCCAATAGAGTTCTGAAGTATTATTAAAGGCCTTCAATATATACACACTTCTGTTGGTTGATAAGAAAGTCAAAAGGAAGGCACAGATTTGGCTTATGCCTTATGGCTTAgcatttcaaagttcaaactcagGTGGCGTTGAGTTCATAAAGATCAGTGATTACTAAAAACAAATTACCTTGAAAAGCACATATTGTGACACTTATAAGAAGGTCAAGGGTGCGGTGACAAAATCTGTTGCAACCAATTAAGTCATCAAGACGAGAGATTAATGAGTCGAGCCAAATGTTTGTAATCAATC
This genomic stretch from Tripterygium wilfordii isolate XIE 37 chromosome 22, ASM1340144v1, whole genome shotgun sequence harbors:
- the LOC119991551 gene encoding vegetative cell wall protein gp1-like; this encodes MAVFTSTSKACSKLLILVLCNILTININCIAKADDNKGHDTNWFWFHHPWMGYGHIPLLPPYVPIGLPPPVPMAQAPPVPVAQPSPIPVTQAPPVYLPPPSPPPFSPPSAPPQLPPPSPSKPVTPLPSPYQGKPPAEKPPSMSPPPSPLPHQLPFPPLHKHPIFSIPPPSPTKPVTPLPSPYQGKPPAEKPPSVSPPPSPLAHQLPFPPLHKHPIFSIPPPSPTKPVTPLPSPYQGKPPAEKPPSVSPPPSPLAHQLPFPPLHQHPIFSKPPSPPTAVPAQQPPLPPASPPPTYAFPPPHSA